gtgtgtgttacagttaTGTTTAACTTGACAGTGTTGCCTCTGtaaccttaaaataaaataattattcagCAGGTGTTGTTATGAacaaacagtttcttttttttttaaagtatttttttggccttttttctggctttatttgatagtacagcttgaagagttggacaggaaacagggaaagagacggggagtgacacgcagcaaagggacccaggccgggagttgaacccgggtccgctgcagagcctcggctcATGGGTCGCacgcgctaccgactgagctatgcggcgccccgaACAAACAGTTTCtgataggataggataggataggGGTGGGCACCAAAATTCGATATTTAACCAGTACCGGATTCTGTTAAATGATAAAAGATGTGCCCAAACACGTGCACAAGCTCTGACATTACTGGTACGTTTTAGTAGTTAATATAATTGTCATTATTGTTATCTACTATGCACATGTACATGATCTGCTGATTTATTTGCCAAATCATGATATAACAGAGGAGCAAAATATGTCATTAAAACATGAGTATAATTACTATAGTATGATATTGACGTAATATTTTGTGATCACACTTCAGAGATACAGATTGATTATCGAAAATTGAAATGgctgtttttatacattttattggCCCTGATTTGTCTTTGACAGCCACCAAAAAGTCTTCCATGGAAAAGCCCTGCtataaattaatatttaccGAATGGCTTATCTGCTATAGGAAATGAATGGAGGCAAAACTGCCAGGTGGCAGTTCTTAAtctttaaaaagtttgtttatatttacTAGCTGACTTTATTGTCCCTTTATTCCGTTTACTGTTacactgaaatcatttttttctcctttgttttacagatttttctGTTGGTCCTGTGAtggtaaataacattttaaatacgTTAACATTagtctttgtttccttttctttctggtTGCACACCTCAGAGACTCCACACAGTCCATTGGCTTAAAATCTGAAATTGAATTCTTATTGGGATTTTTAAAGCCCAAATTGATCAATACTATTTCCCATGTACTGTAATATGCCAATAGGAGCTGCTGTTACTTTCAGAGTAGCTTTGTGTTATAGATCATAACACAgattcagttttgttgtttttacagatgCCATCatgttgtttaaaacaaaaataaagaacaaacagaaatatgtcaAGATGAGTGAACTGAGCCTGGATGAATATTTGAATTCTGGTTAGTAATCAGTCATACAccattgtaaaaacaaaaggaaactggATGTGTCAGCTCATGAAATTTGGAGGTGCATGTCATTGTGTTATGTATTAAATAATCTCCATCTCTCACTTTATGAAAAGCTACCTTTTGAACATTTCCGGAGGTCACAGCAAAGAGTTTTGTTTCTCACTGAGCTGAAGTGGTATCTAGGGAccactgtattttaaaattgaTAAATCAAAGTTGGTAGATCAGCGTACCCATACTAGTAGCTTTGTCAAAAGATGTCACTGAGGGCATTTCTGTGGTATAACTTTTGTTAACCTTGAAGATTTCATATAGAATATCTCcctgtttgtgctttttcatAAGCTTTCCTGAAGTTCTCCATCCCACCTGTCAGTGAAGGGGTCAGAGTTTATGATGAGACAGGAATTGAGGTGGATGCAGATGTCTTTGAAGAAGTAGCACAGCAACCCAACGTTGCTGTATTCACTATCAGATTTGATGGTGGtaaatttattttctcttatgTCCTGTTTCTTTCATCATAGTCCTTGGAATGTAGACTAAGGCTTAATTACACGTTTAGGTTATGAAAAACTCTTATCTCTCCCAAACTACACCCAGGTTCCCAGGGAACAACATCGTCCAGCTGTTCACAACGGACAGCTTCATCTGCTAGTCCACTACTTGATGTCGCAACTAATTCAGAGTTGGAACTTTCAGCCTGCAGCTCTAATGATACCATTATCCTGGCTGAGGATGACAGTCCTTCCAGAAAGCGGCAGAAGGCAAATAAAGATGCCAAACATGCAAGttgatgtgtaaaattagtTTGTTGGGACAGCGTCCTTGATGGGATTGCacactttttaatattttttattttattttttaggtttATTGACTGTCAGTTGTTGaagattatttaatttttagTGAGCACTGGTTTGTCTTCTACTTCTACGATCTTTCACAGTTAGTTCAGTCTGCACTGACTAATAAACCTGGTGGAGACTGCATTGTCAAAGAATACAGCCGAAGGTATGACTGACTCATCACGGTGACAGATGGTTAACATCCTCGCAGCAGATATGACTGAAATTCATGGGTAattgagatttcttttttttttctttttccatgcaGAACTTGAGTGTGACATTTGACAAGGCATTTCTTCCATTCTTGTGGGGAAAATATAGACATTATTAAGTGCCATTCTTTGATTCTCATTGCTTTTAAACTTAATATTAGCGCTGAAATTAATAGATTTATTTGTTCCTGTCAAGACGTCACTGCCACGGCATGTGAGAGAGATGTGTGCTCGAGGCATAGTCGCCTTGTTCCCTTACCTTACCTGATGGACCCATATTCCAAAAATGGATATGTAAGCCTTTTAAGTCTTCTTGTTATTAGACTGTTGAGAATAAATTACTACTTTTAGAAGCCATAGAAAGAATTAAAGACTACCAACACAACTAAATTTGATCACACTGGTGTGGCCAACTTAAATGTATGGGTTGCATAATTTAAGATTAGATCACATGTGACTAAAATGGTTGCACTTGAGAGACCTGATGCATGATTCATACTATGGAAATAGTGAAAGCATTTTAACAAAGTTGTCTCGTATTACAACTACCCAGCTTCACCATTTTAACCAGCTGTTTTCATAACTAATAATTCTGCTCtaattttaaaggaacatttctatGATGGTGAAAGTGGCAGTGGTTACTTAGCATGGAGACTCAAAACCATCCAAAGGAAGAGTGCTCCATCAGAGTGCAGAGGGTCATCGCGTGAGCTGACAGATGGAGGGCCAACAACTAGAAGAGATGGCTTCATTTAATCCTGAGATGACGCTGAGCAAAGAGCAGTGCAGGGAAGCCATGTCCTTCATGAAGCATTCCTCTGATGAGGCCACCATCAAGCAGAAGTTGAAGATGACTTTTCAATATCGTTGCAATGTGATCCTGGATGAAGAGAAATCCCCAGATGTTTTGACTGAATTTCTGCACTTCAAAGACGTCAAAGGCCTTGTAATTTAGTATTTTGATAGTATAATAATATTATGTGCAGCTGTCTCCACCACCCAACACATTTGGTGCCCTCTCCCCATCCTTTCCTTGTGTTGCGGTATCTTATTCCATCTACAGTCTGGGCACTAGTCACTTTCCATTTAACTCCAATCAATATCAAAATCAGAGATTGCACATGTATTGTAGAAAACCCATAGAGATTTAATGAATGAGCATGACTTAATTAAATGAAGCATTACaaagctgcagtgtgaatgagGAGTGGTTTCAAATGTTGAGCCATTTTGAATCAGTTGGTGCATTGAGGAAGTCAAACATGCATGCCTAAAAAGGTGTTAggattcatacattttcattatgcCCCTTTATGCCCTACTGACCACTTAGTATGTCCCCCTATGACCCCTATGACCCCTGCCTACTAAATACTAACACTACCATGCACCAGCAGGGTCCTCACGCTGCCCATGACTGCCCGTGACTCCACTTAACAAACACGCTGCTTATGAACCTACACGCACATCATTCATTGCTCATTACATTATGACGTCTACAACACTTATGTGCTATAATATTGCACAATACATATAGATTgtctttttccatcttttcctATTATCTCACATTATTAAAAGAGTTGCGCACATCCTGTTGACGAATGAGGTGGTCAGAAGCATTAGTCTCTTTTATGAGGGGCTAATACATGGAGAGCAAAGCCAGGGTATGAGAGAGAACTCATTCACCTTTCACTTATCCCTTTCATACATGAAGAGGCCTCTTCCAGGCCAGCGATATCACCTCCCAAATCCCTTGTGCATATGCAACAGTGAAGGTGCCATAAACAAAGGCGGATATGGAGGACAGGCAGATGAGGCcagggacattttgttttcttcaacaggGTGACGTCTTCAGGAATCATGGTTTGTGTGCCAAGAAACTGGGACCAGTTTGTGCACCACCGATGGGAGGGCCAAAGATTCTCCCCACCTTTTTTACTTGATTTTCCAGTAATAGTATTCATCCTATGTATATGATTGACCAATGACAATTCAACACATACAGTGTAACAGCAATATATAACGTATTACATGCTGAAATTCTGCAGCTTTTTCTAGACGATTGGTTGCAGCTAACAGCGTTTCTGCTTAGGGCTCTGCTGCCTGCAATTTTTGAAACAGAGGAAGTCCTTGATATCAAGCCTTTTCTTAATGATACAGTTCTTATACTTAATTAATAGTTACTGGAACGTCGTAGTCTGTCTTCTCTTAAATCTCAAACAAACG
This sequence is a window from Acanthopagrus latus isolate v.2019 chromosome 13, fAcaLat1.1, whole genome shotgun sequence. Protein-coding genes within it:
- the LOC119031531 gene encoding uncharacterized protein LOC119031531; this translates as MCPPVIMSLHTEMSLCRGRQSDKLTQRHQETSSAGRSFAVECLFRAKLSVTTRLMGLAMCATFFCWSCDAFLKFSIPPVSEGVRVYDETGIEVDADVFEEVAQQPNVAVFTIRFDGGSQGTTSSSCSQRTASSASPLLDVATNSELELSACSSNDTIILAEDDSPSRKRQKANKDAKHLVQSALTNKPGGDCIVKEYSRRYD